One window of Nymphaea colorata isolate Beijing-Zhang1983 chromosome 11, ASM883128v2, whole genome shotgun sequence genomic DNA carries:
- the LOC116265064 gene encoding ethylene-responsive transcription factor 4-like — MPSPSSSSLLHYLSSAHHLPTLSLSTLKPREEGTEILRLTLDLFFLRFLSLFHLFRLASASPTGGLAMAPRSKSGAAAGLAGAVLAKEVHYRGVRKRPWGRYAAEIRDPGKKSRVWLGTFDTAEEAARAYDAAATEFRGSKAKTNFPVAYALPLTISPCARDVGDGNNIRSPSQSSTVESTSRDGAGSGGEKEVAHQQLKAVDLDLDLRHPSTPVPAPAAVGCFFPFHPRSIPVAHPFYFFNALVRSEKPPAVAFDPRLVGIDAEAFQAGTSDGGATHSDSDSSSVVVDVPQRQGLDFDLNLPPPESA, encoded by the coding sequence ATGCCCTCCCCATCTTCCTCCTCGCTTCTCCATTACCTGTCCTCCGCTCATCACcttcccactctctctctctcaactctCAAGCCCAGGGAAGAAGGCACAGAGATCCTACGTCTTACCTTGGATCTGTTCTTTCTGCGCTTCCTTTcgctttttcatcttttccgGTTGGCTTCTGCTTCTCCGACAGGAGGTTTGGCTATGGCGCCTAGGTCGAAATCCGGAGCGGCGGCAGGACTGGCGGGGGCCGTCCTCGCGAAGGAGGTACATTACAGGGGCGTCAGGAAGAGGCCGTGGGGAAGGTACGCGGCGGAGATTAGGGATCCCGGGAAGAAGAGCCGGGTGTGGTTGGGAACTTTTGACACGGCGGAGGAGGCAGCCCGAGCCTATGACGCGGCCGCGACGGAGTTCCGGGGTTCGAAGGCGAAGACGAACTTTCCGGTAGCCTACGCATTACCCCTTACCATCTCGCCTTGCGCCCGGGACGTCGGAGACGGGAACAACATTCGGAGCCCCAGTCAGAGCAGCACCGTGGAGTCCACGAGCCGAGATGGGGCTGGATCCGGTGGCGAGAAGGAGGTGGCGCATCAGCAGCTGAAGGCGGTCGATCTCGACCTCGACCTCCGGCATCCCAGCACCCCTGTCCCGGCACCGGCTGCCGTGGGTTGTTTTTTCCCCTTCCATCCCCGCTCCATCCCCGTCGCGCACCCGTTCTATTTCTTCAATGCGCTCGTCCGATCCGAGAAGCCTCCCGCCGTCGCCTTCGACCCGCGTCTCGTCGGCATCGATGCGGAAGCGTTCCAAGCCGGCACCTCTGACGGCGGAGCCACCCACAGCGACTCCGACTCGTCGTCCGTCGTCGTCGACGTCCCGCAGCGACAGGGTCTGGATTTCGACCTCAACCTCCCTCCACCAGAGTCCGCCTAA
- the LOC116263798 gene encoding transcription factor MAMYB isoform X1 produces MHKCSKGKKAEIQRKQMDYVEDESGPRFLPLSSAKICPSNFATRRVGKMHLILCSTSSLLLLALSFLPSLPGDSAARFLLLWMALSLFVGPFAPLSLTGGDVAVGQGETLPEEVDNDAMQPEEVVNPRKRSVRQRKPSIDPPFAPSLSLSTSIEPDSSKIDEKQQSEDKEDKPEMEWTMEDFELLKKLVARNPVGVPGRWELIAEPFRGRHHLENVIAAAKSLAMVKPGPDGDSFAVFLRQRKKEEGNKVENSNMSWSNAEDVALLNALKAFPKDTPMRWEKIAESVPGKSKASCMKRFNELKRNYRSSKESS; encoded by the exons ATGCACAAGTGCAGTAAG GGAAAGAAAGCAGAAATACAGAGGAAGCAAATGGACTATGTGGAGGATGAAAGTGGGCCAAGATTCTTACCCCTGTCCTCTGCAAAGATCTGCCCTTCAAATTTTGCCACTCGAAGAGTTGGAAAAATGCACCTTATCCTCTGCTCTACttcttccctcctcctccttgctctttcctttcttcctagTCTTCCTGGTGATTCTGCTGCTcgtttccttcttctttggaTGGCCTTATCCCTCTTTGTTGGTCCTTTTGCCCCACTCTCCCTCACTGGAGGTGATGTAGCAGTTGGCCAGGGCGAGACTTTGCCAGAGGAGGTTGATAATGATGCTATGCAGCCAGAGGAGGTTGTTAATCCGAGGAAGAGATCTGTACGCCAAAGGAAACCTAGTATTGACCCTCCCTTTGCACCCTCATTGTCTTTGTCTACATCAATCGAGCCAGATTCgtcaaaaattgatgaaaagcAGCAGTCAGAAGATAAGGAAGATAAGCCAGAGATGGAGTGGACAATGGAGGATTTCGAGTTGTTGAAGAAGTTGGTGGCAAGGAATCCTGTTGGAGTGCCTGGCCGTTGGGAGCTTATTGCAGAGCCTTTTAGAGGAAGGCATCATCTAGAAAATGTGATTGCAGCTGCAAAATCACTTGCAATGGTGAAGCCTGGTCCTGATGGTGATTCGTTTGCAGTGTTCCtgaggcagaggaagaaggaggagggtAATAAGGTCGAGAATAGCAACATGAGCTGGAGCAATGCTGAGGATGTGGCATTGCTGAATGCACTCAAAGCATTTCCAAAGGATACTCCTATGCGATGGGAGAAAATCGCTGAGTCAGTGCCTGGAAAGTCGAAGGCAAGCTGCATGAAAAGATTCAATGAGTTGAAAAGGAATTACCGCAGCTCAAAGGAGTCCTCTTGA
- the LOC116263798 gene encoding transcription factor MAMYB isoform X2, giving the protein MDYVEDESGPRFLPLSSAKICPSNFATRRVGKMHLILCSTSSLLLLALSFLPSLPGDSAARFLLLWMALSLFVGPFAPLSLTGGDVAVGQGETLPEEVDNDAMQPEEVVNPRKRSVRQRKPSIDPPFAPSLSLSTSIEPDSSKIDEKQQSEDKEDKPEMEWTMEDFELLKKLVARNPVGVPGRWELIAEPFRGRHHLENVIAAAKSLAMVKPGPDGDSFAVFLRQRKKEEGNKVENSNMSWSNAEDVALLNALKAFPKDTPMRWEKIAESVPGKSKASCMKRFNELKRNYRSSKESS; this is encoded by the coding sequence ATGGACTATGTGGAGGATGAAAGTGGGCCAAGATTCTTACCCCTGTCCTCTGCAAAGATCTGCCCTTCAAATTTTGCCACTCGAAGAGTTGGAAAAATGCACCTTATCCTCTGCTCTACttcttccctcctcctccttgctctttcctttcttcctagTCTTCCTGGTGATTCTGCTGCTcgtttccttcttctttggaTGGCCTTATCCCTCTTTGTTGGTCCTTTTGCCCCACTCTCCCTCACTGGAGGTGATGTAGCAGTTGGCCAGGGCGAGACTTTGCCAGAGGAGGTTGATAATGATGCTATGCAGCCAGAGGAGGTTGTTAATCCGAGGAAGAGATCTGTACGCCAAAGGAAACCTAGTATTGACCCTCCCTTTGCACCCTCATTGTCTTTGTCTACATCAATCGAGCCAGATTCgtcaaaaattgatgaaaagcAGCAGTCAGAAGATAAGGAAGATAAGCCAGAGATGGAGTGGACAATGGAGGATTTCGAGTTGTTGAAGAAGTTGGTGGCAAGGAATCCTGTTGGAGTGCCTGGCCGTTGGGAGCTTATTGCAGAGCCTTTTAGAGGAAGGCATCATCTAGAAAATGTGATTGCAGCTGCAAAATCACTTGCAATGGTGAAGCCTGGTCCTGATGGTGATTCGTTTGCAGTGTTCCtgaggcagaggaagaaggaggagggtAATAAGGTCGAGAATAGCAACATGAGCTGGAGCAATGCTGAGGATGTGGCATTGCTGAATGCACTCAAAGCATTTCCAAAGGATACTCCTATGCGATGGGAGAAAATCGCTGAGTCAGTGCCTGGAAAGTCGAAGGCAAGCTGCATGAAAAGATTCAATGAGTTGAAAAGGAATTACCGCAGCTCAAAGGAGTCCTCTTGA